Proteins encoded together in one Janthinobacterium tructae window:
- the mfd gene encoding transcription-repair coupling factor: MSLDLTKALPKPGNRYALPALYGSSDAYALALAALALKARGQMLAVVVAQASDGQRLLDEIPWFGGKELRCHLLPDWETLPYDAFSPHQDLVSERLATLHEIQTRQCDVLIVPATTALVRLAPPSFLAAYTFFFKKGEKLDEARLKSQLTLAGYSHVSQVMSPGEYSVRGGLLDLFPMGSALPYRLDLFGDTIETIRTFDADTQRSLYPVHEVRLLPGREFPMDEAARTTFRNRWREQFEGDPSRSVVYKDISSGIASAGIEYYLPLFFEQTATLFDYLPPDASLALVGEIDAAIGRFWTDTQSRYRFLKADRERPILPPESLFLSDEQFFGLAKPYPRLAIAKSNDALASELSAPVPNIAVNRRADDPLANLRSYLLQAGRRVMICAESNGRRETLQQYFTEYDLHLTPVEGSDGFLQSDAKLMLGVAPLHAGFELFTPDGNLAFITETELYAGSGRRVGTKKQEGVTQVESMVRDLSELKIGDPVVHINHGIGRYMGLTSMDLGEGETEFLHLEYAKDTKLYVPVSQLHVISRYSGASPEDAPLHSLGSGQWEKAKKRAAEQVRDTAAELLNLYARRALRQGHSFEFSSHDYQRFADSFGFDETPDQAEAIRNVIKDMTSGKPMDRLVCGDVGFGKTEVALRAAFIAVMGGKQVAILAPTTLLAEQHAQTFADRFADWPVRIAELSRFRSGKEITQAFKGMADGTIDIVIGTHKLLSDDVKFTRLGLVIIDEEHRFGVRQKEALKALRAEVDVLTLTATPIPRTLGMALEGLRDFSIIATAPQKRLAIKTFVRSEGEAIIREACLRELKRGGQIYFLHNEVETIQNRLAMLTELLPEARIAVAHGQMHERDLEKVMRDFVAQRFNILLCTTIIETGIDVPTANTIIMHRADKFGLAQLHQLRGRVGRSHHQAYAYLLVHDVQGLTKLAQRRLDAIQQMEELGSGFYLAMHDLEIRGAGEVLGENQSGEMTEIGFQLYSDMLHEAVRSLKAGKEPDLAAPLASTTEINLHVPALLPADFCGDVHERLSIYKRLANCATPEKIDDIQEELIDRFGKLPDPVKALIETHRLRIAAKTVGIVKIDVHGEAATLQFMAKPPIDPMRIIDLIQKNRHIKLHGQDKLKITAAMPDLAARVTQIKTTIKQLTV; the protein is encoded by the coding sequence ATGTCCTTAGACTTAACAAAAGCCCTCCCCAAGCCCGGCAACCGCTACGCGCTGCCCGCCCTGTATGGTTCATCCGACGCCTATGCCCTGGCGCTGGCCGCTTTGGCCTTGAAAGCGCGGGGCCAGATGCTGGCCGTGGTGGTGGCGCAGGCCAGCGACGGCCAGCGCCTGCTCGATGAAATCCCGTGGTTTGGCGGCAAGGAACTGCGCTGCCATCTGCTGCCGGACTGGGAAACCCTGCCCTACGACGCCTTTTCGCCGCACCAGGACCTGGTCTCCGAACGCCTGGCCACCCTGCACGAAATCCAGACGCGCCAGTGCGACGTGCTGATCGTGCCGGCCACCACGGCGCTGGTGCGCCTGGCGCCGCCGTCGTTCCTCGCTGCCTACACCTTCTTCTTCAAGAAGGGCGAAAAGCTCGACGAAGCGCGCCTGAAGTCGCAGCTGACCCTGGCCGGCTACAGCCATGTCTCGCAAGTGATGTCGCCCGGCGAATACTCGGTGCGCGGCGGCCTGCTCGACCTGTTCCCCATGGGTTCGGCCCTGCCCTACCGCCTGGACCTGTTCGGCGACACCATCGAGACCATCCGCACGTTCGACGCCGATACCCAGCGCTCGCTCTACCCCGTGCACGAAGTGCGGCTGCTGCCGGGGCGCGAATTTCCCATGGACGAAGCGGCGCGCACCACCTTCCGCAACCGCTGGCGCGAACAGTTCGAGGGCGACCCGTCGCGCTCGGTGGTCTACAAGGACATCAGCAGCGGCATCGCTTCGGCCGGTATCGAATACTATCTGCCCCTGTTCTTCGAGCAGACGGCCACCCTGTTCGACTACCTGCCGCCCGACGCTTCTCTGGCCCTGGTGGGCGAGATCGACGCTGCCATCGGGCGCTTCTGGACCGATACCCAGTCGCGCTACCGCTTTTTGAAGGCCGACCGCGAGCGGCCGATCCTGCCGCCCGAATCGCTGTTCCTGTCCGACGAGCAGTTCTTCGGCCTGGCCAAGCCCTACCCGCGCCTGGCGATTGCGAAATCGAACGACGCGCTGGCCTCCGAACTGTCGGCGCCCGTGCCGAACATCGCCGTCAACCGCCGCGCCGACGACCCGCTGGCCAACCTGCGCAGCTATCTGCTGCAAGCGGGCCGCCGCGTGATGATCTGCGCCGAATCGAACGGCCGCCGCGAAACCTTGCAGCAGTACTTCACCGAATACGATCTGCACCTGACGCCGGTGGAAGGCAGCGACGGTTTTCTGCAGTCCGACGCCAAACTGATGCTGGGCGTGGCGCCGCTGCATGCGGGCTTCGAGCTGTTCACGCCGGACGGCAATCTGGCCTTCATCACCGAGACGGAACTGTATGCCGGTTCCGGCCGCAGGGTCGGCACCAAGAAGCAGGAAGGCGTGACGCAGGTCGAGTCGATGGTGCGCGACCTGTCGGAGCTGAAAATCGGCGACCCCGTGGTGCACATCAACCACGGCATCGGGCGCTACATGGGCCTGACCAGCATGGACCTGGGCGAAGGCGAGACGGAATTTTTGCACCTCGAGTACGCCAAGGACACCAAGCTGTACGTGCCAGTGTCACAGCTGCATGTGATCTCGCGCTATTCGGGCGCTTCGCCGGAAGACGCGCCGCTGCACTCGCTCGGCTCGGGCCAGTGGGAAAAGGCGAAAAAACGCGCGGCCGAACAGGTGCGCGACACGGCCGCCGAGCTGCTCAACCTGTATGCGCGCCGCGCGCTGCGCCAGGGCCACTCGTTCGAATTCTCGTCACACGACTACCAGCGCTTCGCCGACAGCTTCGGCTTCGACGAGACGCCGGACCAGGCCGAGGCCATCCGCAACGTCATCAAGGACATGACCTCGGGCAAACCGATGGACCGCCTGGTGTGCGGCGACGTCGGCTTCGGCAAGACGGAAGTGGCGCTGCGCGCGGCTTTTATTGCCGTGATGGGCGGCAAGCAGGTGGCGATCCTGGCGCCCACCACCCTGCTGGCCGAGCAGCATGCGCAAACCTTCGCCGACCGCTTCGCCGACTGGCCCGTGCGCATCGCCGAATTGTCGCGCTTCCGCAGCGGCAAGGAGATCACGCAGGCGTTCAAGGGCATGGCCGACGGCACCATCGACATCGTCATCGGCACGCATAAACTGCTGTCGGACGACGTGAAGTTTACCCGTTTGGGCCTGGTCATCATCGACGAGGAACACAGGTTCGGCGTGCGCCAGAAGGAAGCCCTGAAAGCCTTGCGCGCGGAAGTGGACGTGCTGACCCTGACGGCTACGCCGATCCCGCGCACCCTGGGCATGGCGCTGGAAGGCTTGCGCGACTTTTCCATCATCGCCACGGCGCCGCAAAAGCGCCTGGCCATCAAAACGTTCGTGCGCAGCGAAGGCGAGGCGATCATCCGCGAAGCGTGTCTGCGCGAACTCAAACGCGGCGGCCAGATCTACTTCCTGCACAACGAGGTGGAAACCATCCAGAACCGCCTGGCCATGCTGACGGAACTGCTGCCCGAGGCGCGCATCGCCGTGGCGCACGGCCAGATGCACGAGCGCGACCTGGAAAAGGTCATGCGCGACTTCGTCGCCCAGCGTTTCAACATTTTGCTGTGCACGACCATCATCGAAACGGGCATCGACGTGCCGACGGCGAACACCATCATCATGCACCGCGCCGACAAGTTCGGCCTGGCGCAGCTGCACCAGCTGCGCGGCCGCGTGGGCCGTTCGCATCACCAGGCCTACGCCTACCTGCTGGTGCACGACGTGCAGGGCCTGACCAAACTGGCGCAGCGCCGCCTGGACGCCATCCAGCAGATGGAAGAACTGGGCAGCGGCTTTTACCTGGCCATGCACGACCTGGAAATCCGCGGTGCCGGCGAAGTGCTGGGCGAGAACCAGTCGGGCGAGATGACGGAAATCGGCTTCCAGCTGTATTCGGACATGCTGCACGAAGCCGTGCGCTCGCTGAAAGCCGGCAAGGAGCCGGACCTGGCCGCGCCGCTGGCCTCGACGACGGAAATCAATCTGCACGTGCCGGCCCTGCTGCCAGCCGATTTTTGCGGCGACGTGCATGAACGCCTGTCGATCTACAAGCGCCTGGCCAATTGCGCCACGCCAGAGAAGATCGACGATATCCAGGAAGAGCTGATCGACCGCTTCGGCAAGCTGCCCGACCCCGTGAAAGCGCTGATCGAGACGCATCGCCTGCGCATCGCGGCGAAAACCGTGGGCATCGTCAAGATCGATGTGCATGGCGAGGCGGCCACCTTGCAATTCATGGCCAAGCCCCCCATCGACCCGATGCGCATCATCGACTTGATCCAGAAGAACCGCCATATCAAGCTGCATGGCCAGGACAAGCTGAAAATTACGGCCGCCATGCCCGACCTGGCCGCGCGCGTGACGCAGATCAAGACCACCATCAAGCAATTGACGGTGTAG
- the serB gene encoding phosphoserine phosphatase SerB, with translation MNLILQGLDGDSARLERIAALAAPTSITRLGPNAVRCEQIAYSPALRPTIEVAAQAAQLDATYMMGQRELREFKLVAMDMDSTLITIECIDEIADMQGLKPQVAAITEAAMRGELDFAASLKQRVALLEGLDASALQRVYDERLKLSPGAETMLAAVQKAGLKTLLVSGGFTFFTERLKQRLGLDYTHANELEIVDGKLTGKVLGGIVDAEEKQRTVERVCAQMGITPAQAIVMGDGANDLKMMGIAGLSVAFRAKPVVRSQADVALNFVGLDGLLNVLS, from the coding sequence ATGAACCTGATCCTGCAGGGCCTGGACGGCGATAGCGCCCGGCTCGAACGCATCGCCGCCCTGGCCGCGCCCACCTCCATCACGCGCCTGGGGCCGAACGCCGTGCGCTGCGAGCAGATCGCCTATTCGCCCGCGCTGCGGCCCACCATCGAAGTGGCGGCCCAGGCGGCGCAGCTGGACGCCACTTACATGATGGGCCAGCGCGAACTGCGTGAATTCAAGCTCGTGGCGATGGACATGGATTCGACCCTGATCACCATCGAGTGCATCGATGAAATCGCCGACATGCAGGGCCTCAAACCGCAAGTGGCGGCCATCACGGAAGCGGCCATGCGCGGCGAGCTCGATTTCGCGGCCAGCCTGAAGCAGCGCGTGGCCCTGCTCGAAGGCCTGGACGCATCGGCGCTGCAGCGCGTCTACGACGAGCGCCTGAAGCTGTCGCCGGGCGCGGAAACCATGCTGGCGGCCGTGCAAAAGGCCGGCTTGAAAACCCTGCTGGTGTCGGGCGGCTTTACTTTCTTTACGGAACGTCTGAAGCAACGCCTGGGCCTCGACTACACGCACGCCAACGAACTGGAAATCGTCGATGGCAAGCTGACGGGCAAAGTGTTAGGGGGCATCGTCGACGCCGAGGAAAAGCAGCGCACGGTCGAGCGCGTGTGCGCGCAGATGGGCATAACGCCAGCGCAAGCCATCGTCATGGGCGACGGCGCCAACGACTTGAAAATGATGGGCATCGCCGGCCTGTCGGTCGCCTTCCGCGCCAAGCCGGTGGTACGCTCGCAAGCCGATGTGGCGCTGAACTTTGTGGGGCTCGATGGCTTGCTCAACGTATTGAGCTGA
- a CDS encoding nucleotidyltransferase domain-containing protein gives MPPPLPEEIQRHLDLFVAAAQTAFGDDLAAAVLFGSAADGQVRATSDVNLLLLLKRFTPQTADALRGSLRLAHAAIDLQVMFLLERELTQAADAFAVKFADIIARHRVLLGNDPFASLHTSRDAMLRRLRQVLLNQQVRMRERYMLLSLNEEQLAGAIADAAAPLRAAAASLAQLEGKPAQSGKQALEAFVEQLGEPALHAALQAMSTARETARLAPGQAMPAFTSLMAITERLREHAEQMQ, from the coding sequence ATGCCGCCACCGCTGCCAGAAGAGATACAACGCCACCTGGACTTGTTTGTCGCCGCTGCGCAAACGGCCTTCGGGGATGACCTTGCCGCCGCCGTGCTGTTCGGCTCGGCCGCCGATGGGCAGGTACGTGCCACCTCCGACGTCAACCTGCTGTTGCTGCTCAAGCGCTTTACGCCGCAGACGGCAGATGCGCTGCGCGGGTCCTTGCGCCTGGCGCACGCCGCCATCGATTTGCAGGTCATGTTCCTGCTCGAGCGCGAATTGACGCAGGCCGCCGACGCCTTCGCCGTCAAGTTCGCCGACATCATCGCGCGCCATCGAGTACTGCTGGGCAATGATCCTTTCGCCAGCCTGCACACCAGCCGCGACGCCATGCTGCGCCGGCTGCGGCAAGTGCTGCTGAACCAGCAGGTGCGCATGCGCGAACGGTACATGCTATTGAGCCTGAATGAAGAACAGCTGGCCGGCGCCATCGCCGACGCGGCCGCTCCCCTGCGTGCGGCCGCGGCCTCGCTGGCGCAGCTGGAGGGCAAGCCCGCGCAGTCCGGCAAGCAGGCGCTCGAAGCGTTTGTCGAGCAGCTGGGCGAACCGGCCCTGCACGCGGCCCTGCAAGCCATGTCGACGGCGCGCGAAACGGCTCGCCTGGCGCCGGGGCAGGCCATGCCCGCCTTCACCAGCCTGATGGCCATTACCGAACGCCTGCGCGAACACGCGGAGCAGATGCAGTGA
- a CDS encoding TIGR04222 domain-containing membrane protein, which translates to MNGVNPFDWSGPWFLLAYLIFGLLVYYLARELLIRQELRNPHAQLSLADDPYRIAFLRGGALEAVKIAAIVLVDRGLLRADGPLLETASADSLRFASHDIERDVLRLYLGRQGHSKELAAQADMLPSCRAYQDSLTQQELLVGPPLLRRRERITWPAHYLLLTVAAVKAVIAISRQHYNLLFLALLLAIFLLMLRGLRTQASSWSAQRLLTDLRMLFGRLNQRAARLQAGSSSADMALLAAIFGLGALPLSVYAYVGELYPVPRHSSDSSSGGTGDSSSGGGDGGGDGGGSGCGGCGGGGGCGS; encoded by the coding sequence GTGAACGGCGTCAATCCGTTCGACTGGAGCGGTCCCTGGTTCCTGCTGGCCTACCTGATCTTCGGCCTGCTCGTGTACTACCTCGCGCGCGAGCTGCTGATCCGCCAGGAATTGCGCAATCCACATGCCCAGCTGTCACTCGCCGATGACCCGTACCGCATCGCCTTCCTGCGCGGCGGCGCGCTCGAAGCCGTGAAGATCGCCGCCATCGTGCTGGTCGACCGCGGCTTGCTGCGCGCCGATGGCCCGCTGCTGGAAACGGCCAGCGCCGACAGTCTGCGCTTCGCCAGCCATGACATCGAACGCGACGTGCTGCGGCTGTACCTGGGCCGCCAGGGCCACAGCAAGGAACTGGCCGCGCAGGCCGACATGCTGCCATCGTGCCGCGCCTACCAGGACTCCTTGACCCAGCAGGAATTACTGGTCGGCCCGCCGCTGCTGCGCCGGCGCGAACGCATCACCTGGCCCGCGCACTATTTGCTGCTGACGGTGGCCGCCGTCAAGGCCGTCATCGCCATCAGCCGCCAGCACTACAACTTGCTGTTCCTGGCGCTGCTGCTGGCGATCTTCCTGCTCATGCTGCGCGGCTTGCGCACCCAGGCGAGCAGCTGGAGCGCGCAGCGGCTGCTGACCGACCTGCGCATGCTGTTTGGCCGGCTGAACCAGCGCGCAGCGCGCCTGCAGGCGGGCAGCAGCAGCGCCGACATGGCCCTGCTGGCCGCCATCTTCGGCCTCGGCGCCCTGCCCCTGTCCGTGTACGCATATGTTGGCGAGCTGTACCCGGTGCCCCGGCACAGCAGCGACTCCTCGTCCGGTGGCACGGGCGACTCGTCATCGGGCGGCGGTGATGGCGGCGGCGATGGCGGCGGCAGCGGCTGTGGCGGTTGCGGCGGTGGCGGCGGCTGTGGCAGTTAG
- a CDS encoding DUF692 domain-containing protein: MAVSQETVRDRVGLGWRGELATGILSNLARIDVLEVIADDYYHAPRADIAALCSLARQVPVSLHGVGMGLASTIPADPRRLHAMARLMKTVQAESWSEHMSFVRAGGVEIGHLAAPPRTPLSAAGAIANIALATRIVGSAPLMENIATLIDPPASTLDEAEWLAQILHGAHVPLLLDLHNLYANAVNFGAAPEQLLLRLPLDRVGAVHLSGGHWIAAPGGGQRLLDDHLHDVPPAVFALLTQLARHAPQPLTVIVERDGNYPSFEHVLGQLELARAALRAGRDA; this comes from the coding sequence GTGGCAGTTAGCCAGGAAACCGTGCGCGACCGCGTCGGCCTGGGCTGGCGCGGCGAACTGGCTACCGGCATCCTGTCCAACCTGGCGCGGATTGACGTGCTGGAAGTGATCGCCGACGACTATTACCACGCCCCGCGCGCCGACATCGCCGCCCTGTGCAGCCTGGCGCGCCAGGTGCCGGTGAGCCTGCACGGCGTGGGCATGGGGCTGGCCTCGACGATTCCCGCCGACCCGCGCCGCCTGCATGCGATGGCGCGCCTGATGAAGACGGTACAGGCGGAGTCGTGGTCAGAGCATATGAGTTTCGTGCGCGCCGGCGGCGTGGAAATCGGCCACCTGGCGGCGCCACCGCGCACGCCGCTCAGCGCCGCCGGCGCGATCGCCAATATCGCGCTGGCCACGCGCATCGTCGGCAGCGCGCCGCTGATGGAAAACATCGCCACTTTGATCGACCCGCCGGCCAGCACCCTGGACGAAGCCGAGTGGCTGGCGCAGATTCTCCACGGCGCGCACGTGCCGCTGCTGCTGGACCTGCACAACCTGTATGCGAATGCCGTCAATTTTGGGGCAGCGCCGGAGCAATTGCTGCTGCGCCTGCCCCTGGACAGGGTCGGCGCCGTGCACCTGAGTGGCGGCCACTGGATAGCCGCGCCGGGCGGCGGCCAGCGCTTGCTGGACGACCATCTGCACGACGTGCCGCCCGCCGTCTTCGCTTTACTGACCCAGCTGGCGCGCCATGCGCCGCAGCCCCTGACGGTGATCGTCGAACGCGACGGCAATTACCCGTCGTTCGAGCATGTGCTGGGCCAGCTGGAGCTGGCGCGCGCGGCCTTGCGCGCGGGGCGAGACGCATGA
- a CDS encoding serine hydrolase domain-containing protein has product MKADSHPTLAARARSWLRHAVPALLLCATAAHAAGPTLEAEFAAGLKEEGLAGAVWSEVLPDGTVKVGASGQRDAAKHLPMQADTRVQVGSVGKVALALGVLRLVSEDRLTLDTPVQQVLPALALNNPWQASDPVRIRHLLAHTSGLDNVRFWQAFSLNPAPQTPLAAAFDGGRSLLRVRARPGSRYAYSNMGYGLLGMVIEKVTGQPYERYLDAQLLQPLGMADSTFTFVTQTGAQADPRLAMGHFEHGAAQAAVPQYLRPAAQFTTTAADMGKLAQFLMGDGKLQGKRFIDPALMGALSEPAGTDAAQAGLATGHGLALAVRDRHNVVGACHPGTAVGFRAMLCIYPEQDSAFFVAFNTDAEAADYERFNRLLLRDLELPLRAPAPQGTPAPTVENWQGVYVPSPSPMASMAWVDAVFGFTRLKWDGESLFLIPFQGEPKELEPVGGLLFRASDRSTPSHVLLQDDGKHILSDGLRSYERVSILRMLVLWGSLALGMAGLLYVLVVAVWRAALHRLGRGDHLFAPLLSLLSLLLPLPLLYFQSYLRLGDVSVASVLLALVTGALPLAMAFGLARCWRSRGTAAEAGSWAKWDWVALLAALQLLLVLAWWGLLPLRLWQL; this is encoded by the coding sequence TTGAAAGCAGATTCACATCCCACCTTGGCCGCGCGCGCCAGGTCATGGCTGCGGCACGCCGTGCCGGCCTTGTTGCTGTGCGCCACGGCGGCCCATGCCGCCGGCCCCACCCTGGAGGCGGAGTTTGCCGCTGGCTTGAAGGAAGAGGGCCTGGCGGGCGCCGTCTGGAGCGAAGTCTTGCCCGATGGCACAGTCAAAGTCGGCGCGTCGGGCCAGCGCGATGCCGCCAAGCACCTACCCATGCAGGCCGACACGCGCGTGCAAGTGGGCTCCGTGGGCAAGGTGGCGCTGGCGCTGGGCGTCTTGCGTCTGGTCAGCGAAGACCGGCTCACGCTCGACACGCCCGTGCAGCAGGTGCTGCCGGCACTGGCGCTGAACAACCCGTGGCAGGCCAGCGACCCCGTGCGCATCCGCCACCTGCTGGCGCATACGTCCGGCCTCGATAACGTGCGCTTCTGGCAGGCGTTCAGCCTGAATCCGGCGCCGCAGACGCCGCTGGCCGCCGCCTTTGATGGCGGCCGCAGCCTGCTGCGCGTGCGCGCGCGGCCCGGCAGCCGCTATGCGTATTCGAACATGGGCTATGGCTTGCTGGGCATGGTGATCGAGAAGGTCACGGGCCAGCCCTATGAACGCTACCTCGATGCGCAGCTGCTGCAGCCGCTGGGCATGGCGGACAGCACGTTTACTTTCGTCACGCAGACGGGCGCGCAGGCTGATCCGCGCCTGGCCATGGGCCACTTCGAGCATGGTGCGGCGCAAGCGGCCGTGCCGCAGTACCTGCGTCCGGCCGCGCAATTTACCACCACGGCGGCCGACATGGGCAAGCTGGCGCAGTTCCTGATGGGCGACGGCAAGCTGCAGGGCAAGCGCTTCATCGACCCGGCGCTGATGGGCGCCTTGTCCGAGCCGGCCGGCACGGATGCGGCGCAGGCGGGCCTGGCAACGGGGCACGGCCTGGCCCTTGCCGTGCGCGACCGCCACAACGTGGTCGGCGCCTGCCACCCTGGTACGGCCGTGGGTTTTCGCGCCATGCTGTGCATCTATCCGGAGCAGGACAGCGCCTTCTTCGTCGCCTTCAATACGGATGCGGAAGCAGCCGACTATGAACGCTTCAACCGCCTGCTGCTGCGTGACCTGGAACTGCCGCTGCGCGCGCCAGCGCCGCAGGGCACGCCCGCGCCCACGGTGGAAAACTGGCAGGGCGTGTATGTGCCGTCACCCAGCCCCATGGCCAGCATGGCCTGGGTCGATGCCGTCTTCGGCTTTACGCGCCTGAAATGGGATGGCGAGTCGCTGTTCCTGATCCCGTTCCAGGGCGAGCCGAAGGAACTGGAACCGGTGGGCGGCCTGCTGTTCCGCGCCAGCGACCGCAGCACGCCGTCGCACGTGCTGCTGCAAGACGATGGCAAGCATATCCTCAGCGACGGCTTGCGCAGCTATGAGCGGGTGTCGATACTGCGCATGCTGGTCTTGTGGGGCAGCCTGGCGCTGGGCATGGCGGGCTTGCTGTATGTGCTGGTGGTGGCTGTCTGGCGCGCCGCGCTGCACCGCCTGGGGCGGGGCGACCATCTGTTCGCGCCCCTGCTGTCGCTGCTGTCGCTGCTCTTGCCCCTGCCGTTGTTGTATTTTCAGTCTTACCTGCGCCTGGGCGACGTCAGCGTGGCCAGCGTGCTGCTGGCGCTGGTCACGGGCGCGTTGCCGCTGGCCATGGCGTTCGGCCTGGCGCGCTGCTGGCGCAGCCGTGGCACGGCTGCCGAGGCGGGCTCGTGGGCGAAATGGGATTGGGTCGCCTTGCTGGCGGCCTTGCAACTGCTGCTGGTGCTGGCCTGGTGGGGCTTGCTGCCGTTGCGGCTGTGGCAGCTGTAG
- a CDS encoding DUF4870 family protein: protein MSQDIILDTPLRQTKNLAWWLYLIHGASFVFSLGAFSFIPLIINYVKRDEAAGTFVYSHHSWMIRSFWWYVAWIVVGAVLWITIIGIPLAFVVWGVAWLWKAYRLLRGFLDLNNNTPVPM, encoded by the coding sequence ATGTCACAAGATATTATTTTAGATACCCCACTCCGGCAGACCAAGAACCTGGCCTGGTGGTTGTACCTGATACATGGCGCCAGCTTTGTGTTTTCGCTGGGCGCGTTTTCCTTCATTCCGCTCATCATCAATTATGTGAAGCGGGACGAGGCGGCCGGGACCTTCGTGTACAGCCATCACAGCTGGATGATCCGTTCCTTCTGGTGGTATGTGGCCTGGATCGTCGTCGGCGCCGTGCTGTGGATTACCATCATCGGCATTCCGCTGGCGTTCGTCGTGTGGGGCGTGGCCTGGCTGTGGAAAGCCTACCGCTTGCTGCGCGGCTTCCTCGACCTGAACAACAACACCCCCGTCCCCATGTAA
- a CDS encoding cystathionine beta-lyase, whose protein sequence is MTTPKSPQTALIHSDYQAPQGFAAFPNAIHHASTVLFKDVAAMRSGDWKEKNAYTYGLHGTPTTFTLEARLAEIEGGKYCLLAPSGLAAIAMADFALLKTGDDVLLPENIYNPNRELGRWLAQDFGITARYYDPLIGAGIAALIQENTKLIWTEAPGSVSMEVPDLPAICAAAHARGVLVALDNTWSAGLALRGFDLGVDIIMQALTKYQSGGSDVLMGALITRDRALHERLALAHMRLGMGVGADDAYLVLRGLPTMKLRFDAHDAGARTVAAWLKARSEIATVLHPAFADCPGHAIWQRDFTGAGGLFSVLFDARYTEQQTDRFVDALQLFKIGYSWGGANSLVMPYRIAAMRKGWQLPGQLVRLNVGLEDPQDLIADIERAFAAM, encoded by the coding sequence ATGACCACACCAAAATCTCCGCAAACCGCGCTGATCCACAGCGATTACCAGGCGCCGCAAGGCTTTGCCGCCTTTCCCAACGCCATCCATCACGCATCGACCGTGTTGTTCAAGGACGTGGCGGCCATGCGTTCGGGCGACTGGAAAGAGAAGAATGCCTATACCTACGGCTTGCACGGCACTCCCACCACGTTCACGCTGGAAGCGCGGCTGGCCGAGATCGAAGGGGGCAAGTACTGCCTGCTGGCGCCGTCGGGCCTGGCGGCCATCGCCATGGCGGATTTTGCGCTGCTGAAAACGGGCGATGACGTTTTATTGCCGGAAAACATCTACAACCCGAACCGTGAACTGGGACGCTGGCTGGCGCAGGATTTCGGCATCACGGCCCGCTATTACGACCCGCTGATCGGCGCCGGCATCGCCGCCCTGATCCAGGAGAATACCAAGCTGATCTGGACTGAAGCGCCGGGTTCCGTGAGCATGGAAGTGCCGGACTTGCCCGCCATCTGCGCGGCCGCGCACGCGCGCGGCGTGCTGGTGGCTCTGGACAACACCTGGTCGGCCGGCCTGGCCCTGCGCGGCTTCGACCTGGGCGTGGACATCATCATGCAGGCGCTGACGAAATACCAGTCGGGCGGCTCGGACGTGCTGATGGGCGCCCTGATCACGCGGGACAGGGCGCTGCACGAGCGCCTGGCGCTGGCGCATATGCGCCTTGGCATGGGCGTGGGCGCCGATGACGCCTACTTGGTGCTGCGCGGCTTGCCCACCATGAAGCTGCGCTTCGACGCGCACGATGCGGGCGCGCGCACGGTGGCCGCCTGGCTCAAGGCAAGAAGCGAGATCGCCACCGTGCTGCATCCGGCTTTCGCCGATTGCCCCGGTCACGCCATCTGGCAGCGCGATTTCACGGGCGCGGGCGGCTTGTTTTCCGTGCTGTTCGATGCCCGCTACACGGAGCAGCAGACGGACCGTTTCGTCGATGCCTTGCAATTGTTCAAGATAGGCTACAGCTGGGGCGGCGCGAACAGCCTGGTGATGCCGTACCGCATCGCCGCCATGCGCAAGGGCTGGCAGTTGCCGGGCCAGCTGGTGCGTCTGAACGTGGGGCTGGAAGATCCGCAGGACTTGATCGCCGATATCGAACGGGCGTTCGCGGCGATGTAG